The Natrinema caseinilyticum genomic sequence AGTCACGCAGGTCAAACAGACCGGCGGTCCGACGATCTTCCACGTCGCCGACGAGAACGGCGTCGTTCCATGCGCCGCCTTCGAAGAGGCGGGCGTCCGCGCGTACCCGACGATCGAGGTCGGCGACATCGTCCGCGTGACGGGGATGCCGGAACATCGTGAAGGGTCGGTACAGATCGAAGTCGACGGCCTCTCGAAGCTCGAAGGCGAGGACGCCGACGAAGCCCGCGAACGCCTCGACGAGGCGCTCGAGGCCCGCGCCGAACCCCACGACGTCGCGCCGCTGATCGACTGGCCGGCCTTCGAAAAGCTCCGCCCGAACATAGAGGAAGTCGCCCGATTGCTCCGCCGGACCGTCCTCGAGGGACGCCCGATTCGGGTGCGCCACCACGCAGACGGCGACGGAATGTGCGCCGCCGTCCCCGTCCAGATCGCGCTGGAGCGGTTCATCGCCGACGTCCACGAGGACGAAGACGCACCGCGCCACCTCATCAAGCGGCTTCCGGCGAAGGCACCGTTCTACGAAATGGAGGACGCGACGCGGGATCTCAACTTCGCGCTCGAGGACCGCGAGAAACACGGCCAGCAACTCCCGCTGTTGCTCATGCTTGACAACGGCTCGACGGCGGAGGACGTTCCGGCCTACGAGACCCTGGCCCACTACGACATTCCGATCGTCGCGATCGACCACCATCACCCCGACCCAGAGGCGGTGGGCGACCTGCTCGACGCCCACGTGAACCCGTACCTCCACGACGAGGATTACCGGATCACGACCGGGATGCTCTGTGTGGAGCTCGCACGGATGATCTATCCGAACCTCACCGATGAACTCCGCCACATTCCAGCCGTCGCAGGCCTCTCGGACCGCTCGAAGGCCGACGCGATGGACGACTACGTCGAACTCGCCGCCGACGAAGGCTACGACGAAGATCGACTGCAGGACGTCAGCGAGGCGCTCGATTACGCCGCCTTCTGGCTGCGATACAACTCCGGCGATCAGCTGATTCAGGACCTGCTCGAACTCGACAGCGACGACGAAGCGCGCCATCGCGAACTCGTCACGTTCTTCGCCGACCGCGCCCGCGAGGAAGTCGACGAGCAACTCGAGGCCGCGATGCCTCATCTCGAACACGAGACGCTGGACAACGGGGCACACCTCTACCGGATCGACGTCGAGAACTACGCTCACCGATTTACCTACCCCGCACCGGGGAAGACCACCGGCGAAATCCACGACCGCAAAATCGAGGAGACGGGCGACCCGGTCATCACGGTCGGGTACGGCCCGGACTTCGCCGTGTTACGGAGCGATGGCGTCCGACTCGACATCCCCACGATGGTCTCCGAACTCGAGGCCGAAATCGCAGGCGGTGGCGTCTCCGGCGGCGGCCACCTCGTCGTCGGGTCGATCAAGTTCGTCAGCGGCAAGCGCGAGGAGGTCATCGACGCCCTGGTCGAGAAGATGGCCGAAGCAGACATCGACGAAGCCCTCTCGAGTGCCGCACCGATCGACGACTGAAAGCTGCCAGCCACCAGCCCACCTGTCGCGGGCGGTTTCGGGCCTCTTTTCGTCGAAGCGCTGGACCCGTGGCGGGAAACGGTAATTCGGCCGTCCAGTTGCTCCCCGTGAGCCAGTTCAGTCGGACGGCTGCCGTCTCACGCGGGCAAACGCGGATATCGCGACGAAATTTCCCACCCGTTCCCAGCTAGTCATAACTATATTTAGTAGTAAATTTTTAGTGCAAGGGCGGAGAGGCACTTTCTGAAATGATTGATGAATATTCTCAACAAACATTCGAGGGGTATCGACGGCGGGGACTGCTTGGCGGCGCGGCGTCGCTCGTTGCGGCGGCGGCGTACTCGTTGACCATCTCGGCGGACCGGGCATCGCCGGTCGGTGCGGGTGACGATTCGGCGTCCCAAACGGTTTCGTCACCGGACGGAAGCGTAACCGTGACTATCGACGTCGTCGACGGGAGGCC encodes the following:
- a CDS encoding DHH family phosphoesterase, which gives rise to MTRDSAGEPGADDGDSVVYDLAPDCTAEDVEQGHPYLSEINGIVDYGVFVDLSDSVSGLVHESVLTGTYGVGDELVVELESVRENGDMAFEPVDIDEYELEEVGHDYSLTGTHRLESNLGEQIHVEGEVTQVKQTGGPTIFHVADENGVVPCAAFEEAGVRAYPTIEVGDIVRVTGMPEHREGSVQIEVDGLSKLEGEDADEARERLDEALEARAEPHDVAPLIDWPAFEKLRPNIEEVARLLRRTVLEGRPIRVRHHADGDGMCAAVPVQIALERFIADVHEDEDAPRHLIKRLPAKAPFYEMEDATRDLNFALEDREKHGQQLPLLLMLDNGSTAEDVPAYETLAHYDIPIVAIDHHHPDPEAVGDLLDAHVNPYLHDEDYRITTGMLCVELARMIYPNLTDELRHIPAVAGLSDRSKADAMDDYVELAADEGYDEDRLQDVSEALDYAAFWLRYNSGDQLIQDLLELDSDDEARHRELVTFFADRAREEVDEQLEAAMPHLEHETLDNGAHLYRIDVENYAHRFTYPAPGKTTGEIHDRKIEETGDPVITVGYGPDFAVLRSDGVRLDIPTMVSELEAEIAGGGVSGGGHLVVGSIKFVSGKREEVIDALVEKMAEADIDEALSSAAPIDD